The Desulfobaculum bizertense DSM 18034 genome includes a region encoding these proteins:
- a CDS encoding tRNA (cytidine(34)-2'-O)-methyltransferase translates to MEIVLYEPEIPPNTGNIARLCAATKTPLHLVEPLGFSLENKYLKRAGLDYWPYVDVTVHPNWEHFLEHAGDRRIVATSSKQGSRYDRFGFEADDIILMGPETRGLPEQVIASVGHCINLPIWGHVRSLNLSTSTGIILYEAMRQADIFPDIEPGVAHDLAMS, encoded by the coding sequence ATGGAAATTGTACTGTACGAACCGGAGATTCCGCCGAATACGGGGAATATTGCGCGGCTTTGCGCTGCGACCAAGACTCCGTTGCATCTTGTGGAGCCTTTGGGTTTCAGTCTGGAAAATAAATATCTCAAGCGTGCAGGGCTGGACTACTGGCCTTATGTTGACGTGACTGTGCATCCGAACTGGGAGCATTTTCTGGAGCATGCTGGAGATCGCCGTATTGTTGCGACCAGCTCCAAGCAGGGCAGCCGCTATGACCGTTTTGGTTTTGAAGCTGACGACATTATTTTGATGGGGCCAGAAACGCGTGGCCTGCCCGAGCAGGTGATTGCGAGCGTGGGGCATTGCATTAATCTGCCCATCTGGGGACATGTGCGTAGTCTGAACCTGTCGACTTCGACAGGTATTATTTTGTACGAAGCAATGCGTCAGGCAGATATTTTCCCAGACATTGAACCGGGTGTGGCGCACGATCTTGCGATGTCATAG
- a CDS encoding CobD/CbiB family cobalamin biosynthesis protein, producing the protein MESVMYWAVPLCAVLVDWFVGDPHGWPHPVCALGWYAGRIEYCARRFAGQKFLLAKGALGVVLMAGTAWLVVAGLTAIPYVGLILALYFSFAGLALGQLMREGRHVLALLDAGELEDARFALSYLVSRETEQMSEEDVRAGLAETLSENLNDGFVAPFFYLMLGGPALLWAYKAVSTLDSMWGYRTPQYEKFGKVAARMDDVLAWIPARLCALGLLCGAKLLRYETAGEAFGHASIDAGKSASPNAGWPMATAAWLAGAAMGGRAVYFGKVKEKPVLGPAGEPWTDAALRRLMRLIPVGGLVGAAFCGILAAVIRFAVC; encoded by the coding sequence ATGGAATCTGTGATGTACTGGGCTGTGCCGCTGTGCGCAGTCCTTGTGGACTGGTTTGTTGGTGATCCGCATGGCTGGCCGCATCCTGTTTGTGCACTTGGCTGGTATGCCGGTCGCATAGAATATTGTGCCCGACGCTTTGCTGGGCAGAAATTTTTGCTCGCCAAGGGTGCTCTTGGCGTTGTGCTGATGGCTGGAACGGCGTGGCTTGTCGTGGCTGGCCTCACGGCGATTCCCTATGTTGGGCTGATTCTGGCGTTGTATTTTTCCTTTGCAGGTTTGGCTCTTGGTCAGCTTATGCGTGAAGGCCGTCATGTGCTCGCGCTGCTGGATGCTGGGGAGCTGGAAGATGCGCGTTTTGCTCTTTCCTATCTCGTGAGTCGTGAGACTGAACAGATGAGCGAGGAAGACGTTCGTGCCGGGCTTGCCGAGACGCTGAGTGAAAATCTCAACGATGGTTTTGTCGCTCCATTTTTCTATCTGATGCTTGGTGGACCTGCATTGCTGTGGGCGTACAAGGCCGTGAGCACGCTGGATTCCATGTGGGGGTACCGCACGCCACAGTATGAAAAGTTTGGCAAGGTTGCGGCCCGAATGGATGATGTACTTGCGTGGATTCCGGCGCGTTTGTGTGCGCTGGGGCTGCTGTGTGGTGCAAAGCTTTTGCGCTATGAGACGGCAGGCGAAGCCTTTGGGCATGCATCAATTGACGCAGGCAAAAGCGCGAGTCCGAATGCAGGCTGGCCAATGGCAACGGCGGCATGGCTTGCTGGCGCGGCAATGGGTGGCCGAGCTGTGTATTTTGGGAAAGTGAAGGAAAAACCCGTGCTTGGTCCTGCGGGGGAACCGTGGACTGATGCAGCATTGCGGCGGCTCATGCGGCTTATTCCTGTAGGAGGGCTTGTTGGGGCTGCTTTTTGTGGCATTTTGGCCGCTGTGATTCGCTTTGCTGTGTGCTAG
- a CDS encoding MBL fold metallo-hydrolase: MYFKQIVVPGMGCFSYVIGCPAAGAMAVVDPKRDIQDYLDISRREGMKITHIIETHVHADHVSGNQELKSRTGATIYMEKDSPVSFPFEPLKEGDRLEIGAARMDILETPGHTPNSLSVLVSDLMRSEEPWLILTGDVLFVGDIGRPDLVGPDVIDQQVRNQWQSLYVKFGQLPDHLEVFPAHGQGSLCGKGMSSKGNSTLGYERAANPMLQFSNFEDFHAAMTQTFPVRPKSFTHIIQSNMHGAPLLERCPMDLALNPDQFEAAMERGAVVIDTRGAASFGGTHIPGSINIGFEPAMANWVGMVVEPDADIILVVDGPERYAEMQTILHRIGYDRIYGWLAGGMSGWVMSGRPVERLPQYSSRELAEELVGGGLPQIIDVRTDAEWKQGYIPGSTHVALTDLLAEGVPGLKADEPALVLCGSGYRSNIAASHLQHAGFPKVSSLAGGLVAWQRAGNSVMKDVE, translated from the coding sequence ATGTACTTTAAACAGATTGTTGTTCCGGGCATGGGCTGTTTTTCGTATGTGATTGGATGCCCTGCGGCCGGCGCAATGGCTGTTGTTGATCCCAAGCGGGATATTCAGGATTATCTGGATATTTCACGGCGGGAAGGCATGAAGATTACGCACATTATTGAAACGCATGTCCATGCTGACCATGTGAGCGGAAATCAGGAGCTGAAATCGCGTACAGGCGCGACGATATACATGGAAAAGGATTCTCCGGTGAGCTTTCCGTTTGAGCCGCTGAAAGAAGGTGATCGACTGGAAATAGGTGCGGCACGTATGGATATTCTGGAGACCCCCGGGCATACGCCCAATTCACTGTCTGTGCTGGTTTCTGACTTGATGCGTTCCGAAGAGCCGTGGCTTATTTTGACTGGTGACGTGCTTTTTGTGGGAGACATTGGGCGTCCTGACCTTGTTGGACCTGATGTGATTGATCAGCAGGTACGCAATCAGTGGCAAAGCCTCTACGTGAAGTTTGGGCAGTTGCCGGATCATCTGGAAGTTTTTCCTGCACATGGCCAAGGCTCACTGTGCGGCAAGGGGATGAGTAGCAAAGGAAATTCCACGCTTGGCTATGAGCGGGCAGCAAATCCCATGCTTCAGTTTTCAAATTTTGAAGATTTTCATGCGGCGATGACGCAGACCTTCCCGGTGCGACCGAAGAGCTTTACTCACATTATCCAGTCGAACATGCACGGCGCGCCTTTGCTTGAGCGCTGTCCTATGGATTTGGCTCTGAACCCTGACCAGTTTGAGGCGGCGATGGAACGGGGGGCGGTTGTTATTGACACCCGTGGTGCGGCGTCATTTGGTGGAACACATATTCCGGGAAGCATTAACATTGGCTTTGAGCCTGCCATGGCCAACTGGGTCGGCATGGTGGTGGAGCCTGATGCGGATATTATTCTCGTGGTGGATGGGCCAGAGCGCTATGCTGAAATGCAGACGATTTTGCATCGCATTGGCTACGACCGAATTTATGGCTGGCTTGCTGGCGGTATGAGCGGCTGGGTAATGAGCGGGCGGCCAGTGGAGCGCCTGCCACAGTATTCATCCAGGGAGCTGGCAGAAGAGCTGGTTGGTGGTGGATTGCCGCAGATTATTGATGTGCGAACTGATGCAGAGTGGAAACAGGGATACATTCCCGGTTCAACGCATGTCGCATTGACTGACCTGCTTGCGGAGGGCGTGCCGGGACTGAAAGCAGACGAACCTGCACTCGTGCTTTGCGGCTCTGGTTACCGTTCAAATATCGCCGCAAGCCATTTGCAGCATGCTGGATTTCCTAAAGTCTCCTCTCTTGCTGGCGGCCTTGTCGCATGGCAGCGTGCCGGGAATAGCGTCATGAAAGATGTGGAATAA